A portion of the Thunnus albacares chromosome 5, fThuAlb1.1, whole genome shotgun sequence genome contains these proteins:
- the wnt10b gene encoding protein Wnt-10b isoform X2, whose protein sequence is MEMLGGHGHCDAGWLLPWNCHLPKSLKMAGDPVLTPNSVCLRLAGLSKRQMRMCVRSPDVTASALQGIQVAIHECQHQLRDQRWNCSSLEGLGKLPHHSTILNRGFRESAFSLALLAAGVAHSVASACSMGKLRGCGCEAKRRQDDDKIRLKLTQLQLQTLQKGGVGIGMTRSLPSELNGHHGDLPANLHSTHPSALLKPLPDELSSMQETWEWGGCSHDVRFGDRFSRDWLDSRGSPRDIHARMRIHNNRMGRQIVADNMKRKCKCHGTSGSCQFKTCWHVSPEFRHVGSLLKEKFLSAIFVNSQNKNNGVFNPRTGNGASGSTGGLNGGRRRSMSRELVYFEKSPDFCERDMSVDSPGTQGRICNKTSYSTDSCGSLCCGRGHNILKQTRSERCNCRFHWCCYVLCEECRVTEWVNVCK, encoded by the exons GTGATGCTGGGTGGCTGTTACCCTGGAACTGCCATCTGCCGAAAAG CCTGAAGATGGCAGGAGATCCAGTGCTAACCCCTAACTCGGTGTGCCTGAGGCTGGCAGGCCTCAGTAAGCGTCAGATGCGGATGTGTGTGCGGAGCCCCGATGTGACAGCCTCTGCTCTGCAGGGCATCCAGGTGGCCATCCACGAATGCCAGCACCAGCTCCGAGACCAGCGCTGGAACTGCTCCTCACTGGAGGGCCTCGGCAAGCTGCCCCACCACAGCACCATCCTCAACAGGG GTTTTCGCGAGAGTGCCTTCTCCCTGGCCTTGCTGGCAGCGGGTGTGGCTCACTCTGTGGCCTCGGCCTGCAGCATGGGCAAGCTGCGGGGGTGTGGCTGTGAGGCCAAGCGTCGCCAGGACGATGACAAGATCCGGCTGAAActcacacagctgcagctgcagaccCTGCAGAAGGGTGGGGTAGGAATCGGTATGACACGGTCATTACCCTCGGAGCTGAACGGTCACCATGGTGACCTGCCCGCTAACCTGCACTCCACCCACCCCTCTGCCCTCCTCAAGCCTTTACCAGATGAGCTGAGCTCCATGCAGGAGACCTGGGAGTGGGGAGGCTGCAGTCATGACGTCCGTTTTGGGGACCGTTTCTCCAGGGACTGGCTTGACTCCCGAGGGTCTCCAAGAGACATCCACGCTCGCATGAGGATACATAATAACCGGATGGGACGACAG ATAGTGGCTGACAACATGAAGAGGAAGTGCAAATGTCATGGCACATCAGGGAGCTGTCAGTTTAAGACCTGCTGGCATGTGTCACCAGAGTTCCGGCATGTAGGTTCACTACTAAAGGAAAAGTTCCTGTCAGCCATCTTTGTCAACTCCCAGAACAAGAACAATGGGGTTTTCAACCCCCGAACTGGAAACGGCGCCAGTGGGAGCACAGGAGGACTCAACGGAGGTCGTCGTCGAAGCATGTCTAGAGAGCTGGTGTACTTTGAGAAGTCTCCTGACTTTTGTGAGCGTGACATGTCTGTCGACTCTCCGGGTACGCAGGGACGCATCTGCAACAAAACCAGCTACAGCACAGACAGCTGCGGCTCGCTGTGCTGCGGCCGTGGACACAATATACTGAAACAGACACGCAGCGAACGCTGCAATTGCAGATTTCACTGGTGCTGCTACGTGCTGTGCGAGGAGTGTCGTGTCACAGAGTGGGTCAATGTGTGCAAGTAG
- the wnt10b gene encoding protein Wnt-10b isoform X3 → MELSNKLRWDQFLILAAALMSPALTLKMAGDPVLTPNSVCLRLAGLSKRQMRMCVRSPDVTASALQGIQVAIHECQHQLRDQRWNCSSLEGLGKLPHHSTILNRGFRESAFSLALLAAGVAHSVASACSMGKLRGCGCEAKRRQDDDKIRLKLTQLQLQTLQKGGVGIGMTRSLPSELNGHHGDLPANLHSTHPSALLKPLPDELSSMQETWEWGGCSHDVRFGDRFSRDWLDSRGSPRDIHARMRIHNNRMGRQIVADNMKRKCKCHGTSGSCQFKTCWHVSPEFRHVGSLLKEKFLSAIFVNSQNKNNGVFNPRTGNGASGSTGGLNGGRRRSMSRELVYFEKSPDFCERDMSVDSPGTQGRICNKTSYSTDSCGSLCCGRGHNILKQTRSERCNCRFHWCCYVLCEECRVTEWVNVCK, encoded by the exons ATGGAGCTATCAAACAAACTCCGTTGGGACCAATTCCTGATTTTGGCAGCAGCACTTATGTCACCTGCATTAAC CCTGAAGATGGCAGGAGATCCAGTGCTAACCCCTAACTCGGTGTGCCTGAGGCTGGCAGGCCTCAGTAAGCGTCAGATGCGGATGTGTGTGCGGAGCCCCGATGTGACAGCCTCTGCTCTGCAGGGCATCCAGGTGGCCATCCACGAATGCCAGCACCAGCTCCGAGACCAGCGCTGGAACTGCTCCTCACTGGAGGGCCTCGGCAAGCTGCCCCACCACAGCACCATCCTCAACAGGG GTTTTCGCGAGAGTGCCTTCTCCCTGGCCTTGCTGGCAGCGGGTGTGGCTCACTCTGTGGCCTCGGCCTGCAGCATGGGCAAGCTGCGGGGGTGTGGCTGTGAGGCCAAGCGTCGCCAGGACGATGACAAGATCCGGCTGAAActcacacagctgcagctgcagaccCTGCAGAAGGGTGGGGTAGGAATCGGTATGACACGGTCATTACCCTCGGAGCTGAACGGTCACCATGGTGACCTGCCCGCTAACCTGCACTCCACCCACCCCTCTGCCCTCCTCAAGCCTTTACCAGATGAGCTGAGCTCCATGCAGGAGACCTGGGAGTGGGGAGGCTGCAGTCATGACGTCCGTTTTGGGGACCGTTTCTCCAGGGACTGGCTTGACTCCCGAGGGTCTCCAAGAGACATCCACGCTCGCATGAGGATACATAATAACCGGATGGGACGACAG ATAGTGGCTGACAACATGAAGAGGAAGTGCAAATGTCATGGCACATCAGGGAGCTGTCAGTTTAAGACCTGCTGGCATGTGTCACCAGAGTTCCGGCATGTAGGTTCACTACTAAAGGAAAAGTTCCTGTCAGCCATCTTTGTCAACTCCCAGAACAAGAACAATGGGGTTTTCAACCCCCGAACTGGAAACGGCGCCAGTGGGAGCACAGGAGGACTCAACGGAGGTCGTCGTCGAAGCATGTCTAGAGAGCTGGTGTACTTTGAGAAGTCTCCTGACTTTTGTGAGCGTGACATGTCTGTCGACTCTCCGGGTACGCAGGGACGCATCTGCAACAAAACCAGCTACAGCACAGACAGCTGCGGCTCGCTGTGCTGCGGCCGTGGACACAATATACTGAAACAGACACGCAGCGAACGCTGCAATTGCAGATTTCACTGGTGCTGCTACGTGCTGTGCGAGGAGTGTCGTGTCACAGAGTGGGTCAATGTGTGCAAGTAG
- the arf3a gene encoding ADP-ribosylation factor 3a, with translation MGNIFGNLLKSLIGKKEMRILMVGLDAAGKTTILYKLKLGEIVTTIPTIGFNVETVEYKNISFTVWDVGGQDKIRPLWRHYFQNTQGLIFVVDSNDRERVNEAREELMRMLAEDELRDAVLLVFANKQDLPNAMNAAEITDKLGLHSLRHRNWYIQATCATSGDGLYEGLDWLANQLKNKK, from the exons ATGGGAAACATCTTCGGCAACTTGTTGAAGAGCCTCATAGGGAAAAAGGAGATGAGGATTCTCATGGTGGGGCTGGACGCTGCTGGGAAAACCACCATCCTCTACAAGCTGAAGCTGGGGGAGATCGTCACCACCATCCCCACAATTG gTTTCAATGTAGAGACAGTGGAGTACAAGAACATCAGCTTCACCGTGTGGGACGTGGGCGGCCAGGACAAAATCCGTCCCCTGTGGAGGCACTACTTCCAGAACACCCAGG GTTTGATCTTTGTGGTGGACAGCAATGACCGAGAGCGGGTGAATGAAGCTCGGGAGGAACTCATGAGGATGCTGGCTGAGGACGAGCTGCGGGATGCTGTTCTTCTTGTCTTTGCCAACAAACAG GATCTGCCCAACGCCATGAACGCCGCAGAGATCACAGACAAGCTGGGCCTGCACTCCCTCCGCCACCGCAACTGGTACATTCAGGCCACCTGCGCCACCAGTGGAGATGGCCTCTACGAGGGCCTGGACTGGCTGGCCAATCAGCTGAAGAACAAAAAGTGA
- the wnt10b gene encoding protein Wnt-10b isoform X1, whose protein sequence is MEMLGGHGHCDAGWLLPWNCHLPKRVLCNDILSLKMAGDPVLTPNSVCLRLAGLSKRQMRMCVRSPDVTASALQGIQVAIHECQHQLRDQRWNCSSLEGLGKLPHHSTILNRGFRESAFSLALLAAGVAHSVASACSMGKLRGCGCEAKRRQDDDKIRLKLTQLQLQTLQKGGVGIGMTRSLPSELNGHHGDLPANLHSTHPSALLKPLPDELSSMQETWEWGGCSHDVRFGDRFSRDWLDSRGSPRDIHARMRIHNNRMGRQIVADNMKRKCKCHGTSGSCQFKTCWHVSPEFRHVGSLLKEKFLSAIFVNSQNKNNGVFNPRTGNGASGSTGGLNGGRRRSMSRELVYFEKSPDFCERDMSVDSPGTQGRICNKTSYSTDSCGSLCCGRGHNILKQTRSERCNCRFHWCCYVLCEECRVTEWVNVCK, encoded by the exons GTGATGCTGGGTGGCTGTTACCCTGGAACTGCCATCTGCCGAAAAG ggTGCTGTGCAATGATATCCTCAGCCTGAAGATGGCAGGAGATCCAGTGCTAACCCCTAACTCGGTGTGCCTGAGGCTGGCAGGCCTCAGTAAGCGTCAGATGCGGATGTGTGTGCGGAGCCCCGATGTGACAGCCTCTGCTCTGCAGGGCATCCAGGTGGCCATCCACGAATGCCAGCACCAGCTCCGAGACCAGCGCTGGAACTGCTCCTCACTGGAGGGCCTCGGCAAGCTGCCCCACCACAGCACCATCCTCAACAGGG GTTTTCGCGAGAGTGCCTTCTCCCTGGCCTTGCTGGCAGCGGGTGTGGCTCACTCTGTGGCCTCGGCCTGCAGCATGGGCAAGCTGCGGGGGTGTGGCTGTGAGGCCAAGCGTCGCCAGGACGATGACAAGATCCGGCTGAAActcacacagctgcagctgcagaccCTGCAGAAGGGTGGGGTAGGAATCGGTATGACACGGTCATTACCCTCGGAGCTGAACGGTCACCATGGTGACCTGCCCGCTAACCTGCACTCCACCCACCCCTCTGCCCTCCTCAAGCCTTTACCAGATGAGCTGAGCTCCATGCAGGAGACCTGGGAGTGGGGAGGCTGCAGTCATGACGTCCGTTTTGGGGACCGTTTCTCCAGGGACTGGCTTGACTCCCGAGGGTCTCCAAGAGACATCCACGCTCGCATGAGGATACATAATAACCGGATGGGACGACAG ATAGTGGCTGACAACATGAAGAGGAAGTGCAAATGTCATGGCACATCAGGGAGCTGTCAGTTTAAGACCTGCTGGCATGTGTCACCAGAGTTCCGGCATGTAGGTTCACTACTAAAGGAAAAGTTCCTGTCAGCCATCTTTGTCAACTCCCAGAACAAGAACAATGGGGTTTTCAACCCCCGAACTGGAAACGGCGCCAGTGGGAGCACAGGAGGACTCAACGGAGGTCGTCGTCGAAGCATGTCTAGAGAGCTGGTGTACTTTGAGAAGTCTCCTGACTTTTGTGAGCGTGACATGTCTGTCGACTCTCCGGGTACGCAGGGACGCATCTGCAACAAAACCAGCTACAGCACAGACAGCTGCGGCTCGCTGTGCTGCGGCCGTGGACACAATATACTGAAACAGACACGCAGCGAACGCTGCAATTGCAGATTTCACTGGTGCTGCTACGTGCTGTGCGAGGAGTGTCGTGTCACAGAGTGGGTCAATGTGTGCAAGTAG
- the wnt1 gene encoding protein Wnt-1 — MRSLALLLGVKAACILLVSSLSGTGAVNNSGRWWGIVNVASSSNLLTNSKNVQLVLDPSLALLSRRQRRLIRQNPGILHAIAAGLHTAIKECKWQFRNRRWNCPTTHSPAIFGKIVNRGCRETAFVFAITSAGVTHAVARSCSEGAIESCTCDYRRRGPGGPDWHWGGCSDNVDFGRMFSREFVDSSERGRDLRYLTNLHNNEAGRMTVSSEMRQECKCHGMSGSCTVRTCWMRLPSFRTVGDFLKDRFDGASRVVYANKGSNRASHRADPRHLEPENPAHKPPSAMDLVYFEKSPNFCSYNGKTGTLGTSGRTCNSSSPGLDGCELLCCGRGFKTRTESVTERCHCTFHWCCHVICLNCTSTRTLHQCL; from the exons ATGAGGAGTCTGGCGCTGCTGTTAGGGGTGAAAGCCGCTTGCATCCTGCTGGTGTCTTCGCTCTCGGGCACAGGGGCCGTCAACAACAGCGGCCGGTGGTG GGGTATTGTCAATGTGGCCTCCTCATCCAACCTCCTCACCAATTCCAAGAATGTGCAGTTGGTCCTGGACCCAAGCCTGGCTCTACTGAGTCGTCGCCAGCGCCGGCTGATTCGGCAGAATCCTGGCATCTTGCATGCCATTGCCGCTGGGCTGCACACTGCCATAAAGGAGTGCAAGTGGCAGTTCCGCAACCGTCGCTGGAACTGCCCGACCACCCACAGCCCAGCAATATTTGGCAAAATTGTCAATCGTG GTTGCCGAGAGACAGCATTTGTATTTGCCATTACCAGCGCAGGGGTGACCCATGCTGTGGCTCGCTCCTGTTCAGAAGGGGCCATTGAGTCATGCACATGCGATTACCGCCGTAGAGGTCCTGGAGGGCCAGACTGGCACTGGGGGGGCTGCAGTGACAATGTGGACTTTGGCCGGATGTTCAGCCGTGAGTTTGTGGACTCAAGCGAGAGGGGCAGAGATCTGCGCTACCTCACCAACCTACACAATAATGAAGCCGGCAGAATG ACTGTGTCATCAGAGATGCGTCAGGAGTGCAAGTGCCATGGCATGTCAGGCTCCTGCACCGTGCGTACCTGTTGGATGCGCCTACCTAGCTTCCGCACAGTCGGAGACTTCTTAAAGGACCGCTTTGACGGTGCATCCAGAGTTGTTTATGCCAACAAAGGCAGTAACCGAGCTTCTCACCGAGCTGACCCCCGCCATCTGGAACCTGAAAACCCAGCCCACAAACCACCGTCTGCCATGGACCTGGTCTATTTTGAGAAATCACCAAACTTCTGCTCCTACAATGGAAAAACCGGCACTTTGGGAACTTCTGGAAGAACATGTAACAGCTCTTCTCCAGGCCTGGACGGATGTGAGCTGCTCTGCTGTGGACGTGGGTTTAAGACTCGGACCGAGAGCGTGACCGAACGGTGCCACTGCACATTCCACTGGTGCTGTCACGTCATCTGTCTGAACTGCACCAGTACACGAACTTTACACCAGTGTCTATGA
- the wnt10b gene encoding protein Wnt-10b isoform X4 gives MELSNKLRWDQFLILAAALMSPALTVLCNDILSLKMAGDPVLTPNSVCLRLAGLSKRQMRMCVRSPDVTASALQGIQVAIHECQHQLRDQRWNCSSLEGLGKLPHHSTILNRGFRESAFSLALLAAGVAHSVASACSMGKLRGCGCEAKRRQDDDKIRLKLTQLQLQTLQKGGVGIGMTRSLPSELNGHHGDLPANLHSTHPSALLKPLPDELSSMQETWEWGGCSHDVRFGDRFSRDWLDSRGSPRDIHARMRIHNNRMGRQIVADNMKRKCKCHGTSGSCQFKTCWHVSPEFRHVGSLLKEKFLSAIFVNSQNKNNGVFNPRTGNGASGSTGGLNGGRRRSMSRELVYFEKSPDFCERDMSVDSPGTQGRICNKTSYSTDSCGSLCCGRGHNILKQTRSERCNCRFHWCCYVLCEECRVTEWVNVCK, from the exons ATGGAGCTATCAAACAAACTCCGTTGGGACCAATTCCTGATTTTGGCAGCAGCACTTATGTCACCTGCATTAAC ggTGCTGTGCAATGATATCCTCAGCCTGAAGATGGCAGGAGATCCAGTGCTAACCCCTAACTCGGTGTGCCTGAGGCTGGCAGGCCTCAGTAAGCGTCAGATGCGGATGTGTGTGCGGAGCCCCGATGTGACAGCCTCTGCTCTGCAGGGCATCCAGGTGGCCATCCACGAATGCCAGCACCAGCTCCGAGACCAGCGCTGGAACTGCTCCTCACTGGAGGGCCTCGGCAAGCTGCCCCACCACAGCACCATCCTCAACAGGG GTTTTCGCGAGAGTGCCTTCTCCCTGGCCTTGCTGGCAGCGGGTGTGGCTCACTCTGTGGCCTCGGCCTGCAGCATGGGCAAGCTGCGGGGGTGTGGCTGTGAGGCCAAGCGTCGCCAGGACGATGACAAGATCCGGCTGAAActcacacagctgcagctgcagaccCTGCAGAAGGGTGGGGTAGGAATCGGTATGACACGGTCATTACCCTCGGAGCTGAACGGTCACCATGGTGACCTGCCCGCTAACCTGCACTCCACCCACCCCTCTGCCCTCCTCAAGCCTTTACCAGATGAGCTGAGCTCCATGCAGGAGACCTGGGAGTGGGGAGGCTGCAGTCATGACGTCCGTTTTGGGGACCGTTTCTCCAGGGACTGGCTTGACTCCCGAGGGTCTCCAAGAGACATCCACGCTCGCATGAGGATACATAATAACCGGATGGGACGACAG ATAGTGGCTGACAACATGAAGAGGAAGTGCAAATGTCATGGCACATCAGGGAGCTGTCAGTTTAAGACCTGCTGGCATGTGTCACCAGAGTTCCGGCATGTAGGTTCACTACTAAAGGAAAAGTTCCTGTCAGCCATCTTTGTCAACTCCCAGAACAAGAACAATGGGGTTTTCAACCCCCGAACTGGAAACGGCGCCAGTGGGAGCACAGGAGGACTCAACGGAGGTCGTCGTCGAAGCATGTCTAGAGAGCTGGTGTACTTTGAGAAGTCTCCTGACTTTTGTGAGCGTGACATGTCTGTCGACTCTCCGGGTACGCAGGGACGCATCTGCAACAAAACCAGCTACAGCACAGACAGCTGCGGCTCGCTGTGCTGCGGCCGTGGACACAATATACTGAAACAGACACGCAGCGAACGCTGCAATTGCAGATTTCACTGGTGCTGCTACGTGCTGTGCGAGGAGTGTCGTGTCACAGAGTGGGTCAATGTGTGCAAGTAG